From Desulfovibrio oxyclinae DSM 11498, the proteins below share one genomic window:
- a CDS encoding ATP-binding protein codes for MRIAVASGKGGTGKTTVATNLALHHMRQGRKVAFVDCDVEEPNAHLFLKPEMDDGTEVHMPVPVFDDDACLGEECRKCVELCRFKALIWMAGSVMPFTEMCHGCGLCKLACPADAISEGTRAVGHAYRGQLPGLTFHKGLMRIGEAMAPPLIRELKERATEDASNADIVLLDCPPGASCPVVQSLENVDFAVLVTEPTPFGLHDLGIAVKLLRKLDIPFGAVINRDGMGIDAHAHLRENGIDLLGTVPHSIEAAETYSRGEMLYDASPELEQAFTAIAERIESKAGGAV; via the coding sequence GTAAAACCACGGTGGCCACCAATCTGGCCCTGCATCACATGAGGCAGGGTCGGAAGGTCGCCTTTGTGGACTGTGACGTGGAAGAGCCCAACGCTCACCTTTTTCTCAAGCCGGAAATGGACGATGGAACCGAGGTGCACATGCCGGTTCCTGTTTTTGACGATGACGCCTGCCTCGGCGAAGAGTGCCGCAAATGCGTGGAACTGTGCCGTTTCAAGGCGCTTATCTGGATGGCAGGCAGCGTGATGCCGTTTACCGAAATGTGCCATGGATGCGGCCTCTGCAAACTGGCCTGCCCTGCGGACGCCATATCCGAAGGAACTCGCGCGGTGGGGCATGCGTATCGGGGACAATTGCCCGGTCTCACTTTCCACAAAGGACTCATGCGCATCGGCGAAGCCATGGCCCCCCCGCTCATTCGCGAACTCAAGGAGCGTGCAACTGAAGACGCATCGAACGCGGACATTGTTCTGCTGGATTGCCCTCCCGGCGCATCATGCCCCGTTGTCCAGTCGCTGGAGAACGTGGATTTTGCCGTACTCGTCACGGAACCCACCCCTTTCGGGCTCCACGATCTCGGCATTGCCGTGAAACTGCTTCGCAAGCTCGACATTCCGTTCGGGGCAGTAATCAACCGTGATGGCATGGGGATCGACGCTCACGCCCACCTTCGCGAAAACGGTATCGATCTGCTCGGAACCGTCCCCCATTCGATCGAGGCGGCCGAAACCTATTCCCGCGGCGAGATGCTTTACGACGCCAGCCCCGAGCTTGAGCAGGCTTTCACCGCGATTGCCGAGCGCATAGAGTCCAAAGCGGGAGGTGCGGTATGA
- a CDS encoding ATP-binding protein, translating into MKQLVVISGKGGTGKTSITAALAAVAENAVLADCDVDAADLHLVLDPEIDKEEDFYSGETPVFDADLCTQCGLCLDNCRFNAVSTDFQPIKENCEGCGVCEFICPSGAVSMHPRWCGVKRVSRTRFGPMVHAELGIGEENSGKLVTDVRRTSAEIAERDGAEFVIVDGSPGVGCPVIASLTGADACLLVAEPTVSAIHDLERVAELLKHFRLPSACVINKRGVNPELEECIIGFCEASGIPVVGSYPYDAAFNRAQSERMTVVEYDPEGFGLTTRNIWEEIKQFMV; encoded by the coding sequence ATGAAACAACTCGTTGTCATAAGCGGCAAAGGCGGAACCGGCAAGACCAGCATCACCGCCGCACTGGCCGCAGTAGCTGAAAACGCAGTTCTGGCAGACTGCGACGTGGATGCCGCGGATCTGCACCTCGTTCTGGATCCGGAAATCGACAAAGAGGAGGACTTCTACAGCGGCGAAACCCCGGTCTTTGATGCCGACCTCTGCACCCAGTGCGGCCTGTGTCTTGATAATTGCCGTTTCAATGCGGTTTCCACCGACTTTCAACCTATCAAGGAAAACTGTGAAGGCTGCGGCGTGTGCGAGTTCATTTGTCCATCCGGCGCGGTCAGCATGCATCCTCGCTGGTGCGGTGTAAAACGTGTCTCCAGGACACGCTTCGGTCCCATGGTCCATGCCGAACTCGGCATCGGTGAGGAAAACTCGGGTAAACTGGTGACGGATGTCAGGCGTACTTCGGCTGAGATTGCAGAACGCGACGGGGCGGAGTTCGTCATCGTGGACGGTTCACCAGGGGTGGGCTGTCCGGTCATTGCCTCACTCACCGGGGCCGATGCCTGCCTGCTTGTGGCAGAACCGACGGTTTCGGCCATTCACGACCTTGAACGCGTGGCGGAGCTGCTCAAGCACTTCCGGCTTCCCTCGGCCTGCGTCATCAACAAGCGTGGCGTGAATCCGGAACTGGAAGAATGCATCATCGGCTTCTGTGAAGCATCCGGAATCCCGGTAGTAGGTTCCTATCCATACGATGCGGCATTCAACCGGGCACAGTCCGAAAGAATGACAGTCGTCGAATACGATCCGGAAGGGTTCGGCTTAACAACTCGAAACATTTGGGAAGAGATAAAGCAATTCATGGTCTGA
- a CDS encoding CGGC domain-containing protein → MEKILIIGCRNTMDDVCIGCSRCMVGFNRGEGEFEAYVDEEAELMGLLSCGGCPGSGIVTRMAQVKLWNAPMGDMPTKIHIAPCITDHCPHAGEIVGKIRDKAGIDVIEGTHPYMPNNIFG, encoded by the coding sequence ATGGAAAAGATATTGATCATCGGGTGCCGCAACACCATGGATGACGTTTGCATCGGATGCTCGCGCTGTATGGTCGGTTTCAACCGCGGAGAAGGCGAATTCGAAGCCTACGTGGACGAAGAAGCCGAGCTTATGGGTCTTCTCAGCTGCGGTGGATGTCCGGGGTCCGGCATCGTGACCCGCATGGCTCAGGTCAAACTCTGGAACGCCCCCATGGGCGATATGCCAACCAAAATCCACATAGCGCCCTGCATCACTGACCACTGCCCCCACGCTGGGGAAATCGTCGGAAAAATCCGCGACAAGGCCGGAATCGACGTAATTGAAGGGACGCACCCGTATATGCCGAACAATATTTTCGGCTAA
- a CDS encoding FmdB family zinc ribbon protein, whose protein sequence is MPLYEYQCSECNAIFEELSKPDVTAPECPRCGAQSQRRIAMPAKGNMSRTPDSAGHGCCGEHPANKGCTPGSCCDKR, encoded by the coding sequence ATGCCTCTTTACGAATACCAGTGTTCGGAATGCAACGCGATATTCGAAGAATTGTCAAAACCTGACGTTACCGCCCCGGAGTGCCCGCGCTGTGGGGCACAATCCCAACGCAGAATCGCCATGCCAGCCAAAGGCAACATGTCTCGCACGCCAGATTCAGCCGGACACGGCTGCTGCGGAGAACACCCCGCAAACAAAGGATGTACGCCCGGTTCCTGCTGCGACAAGAGATGA